From Hoeflea sp. 108:
ATGTTGCGGTGGGAGAGCACCACAGCCTTGGGCGTGCCTTCGGAGCCTGACGTGAACAGGATGACGGCCGGCTTGGACGCATCCTGCGGCATGAGCGGCCTGTGCCATTGGAGCAGGGCTGCAATCTTCTCTTTCTGGCTGACGCTGTCGCGCAGGTCTTCGAGCCAGATGATGTGCGCGCCGGCCTGCTCGATTGCCGCCACGACATCGGCGAGGTCGGCCTTTTCGACAAAGGCGCGCGATGACACGATGGTTCTGATCTCGGCCGTCTTGACCGCTGAGGCGACGCTGGCCGGGCCGGCGGTGTAGTTCACCATGGCAGCCACCCTTGCTGATGAGATCAGCCCGAGCAGGGTCAGCACCACGCCGTTGGTGTTGGGCAGCATCACGCCCACGGGTTCGCCCGGAGCGGCCAGCTTCTGGAAGCGTGTGCCAAGCAGGCGCGCCCCGGTCATCACCATGCGATAGCTGAGCACGCCGCCGACAACGTCCTCGATGATGGGCCGAGAAGCGCCGAAGCGCTCGGCTGCATCACACATGCCGTAGAAGATGCCGCGATCGAGATCCGTACCTGCAAGGCGTGCCTCGGCAACACGATCGAACAGTGCGTTGGTGGTGTTGCTGCGCTGATAGCCGGCGCGCTGCAGCAGTTCTGCGACCGTCATCGGAGCGAGGGCGGCGATGGTGAGGCGTGGAAACCAGCTTCGCGGCGCGCGTTCAGGCGGTGTCAGCGAGAACGGCAGGAAGCGGGTTCCCGAGACATAGACCGGCACGATCCGGGCGTCGGCCTGCATGGCGATGCGAGCAATGGCGCGGAACAGACGGAAGGATTTGACGTCGGGCTCGACCGTGTCGGGGATATAGACCGCAAGGCGGCCTTTTCCGCGAAGCACGCGCACCAGTCGACGACTGACGAAGACATGCTCGGCATTGAAGGCGATGGTGCGACCAAGCTCGCGCCAGGGCTCGAGCCAGTGGGAGCGGGCCGACGCTTCGTCGAGGATATGCAGCGTCTGGTCGGGCAAGAGTGACAGCATCAGTGCCGGTTCAAGCCGCGACTGGTGCGAAACGACATAGATGACAGGGGCATCGGACTTGCGGGCATCGCGCATGGCCTCGTCTCGGATGCGGTAGACCAGCCGGAACGGCATATAAAGCAGCGCCTGACGGAACCTGATGCCGAGATCCTGCATCAAGAGCCCGGCCGCGAGCGACCACACAGCAGCAATGCCGAGCAAGACAGCACTGGCCAGGATCATGCCGCACCTCCCAATGCGCGCAGCGTGCGAATGCCACGCGCATCGAAACTAGACGATGATCACCACAGGTCAATGAGCATCGTCGTCCCCACTCCCTGAGTATGCCCTAAGGAAAAAGCCGGTCTTTCGACCGGCTTAAAGAAAAGGGGACGGGTGGAGGGGATGGGGGGATGGGGCAACCCGTCCTGAGGCTAACAACGCGAAGCAATGGAGATGGTTCCGCGGGCCTCACGCTTTTTTCGATTCTTTTTCAACCATGCCGGGCAAAGCGGGGGCGTGCCGGGCCTCGCTCCAGTCCCGCCAGGCATTCAGGATCACGGCAGTCAGAACAATGGCGCCGCCGACGAGGCTGGCAGACGGCGGCACTTCGGCGAGGAACAGCCAGGCAAAGAAGATGCCGAAGGGCACTTCTGTCGTACCCAGCAGGCCGGCCTCGGCCGCCGGTATGCGGCGCGCGCCCTCGGTCCACAGGATGACGGCGAGCGCGAAATTGAAGCCGAAGGCGACGAGCAGGGGCACGTCCTCTAGGGGAACGGAGAGCGGGTCGGAGACGAGCCAGGCGGGAAAAATGCCGAGGAAGGCCGAAACGGCGCCTGCCCAGACCACCGGTGCGTCGCGGAAGCGGCGGACGAGCGCGGCGTAGAGCGCGAATATGAAGGTCATCAGCATCGCCAGCAGGTCGCCGAACAGATGGCCGCCGCTGAGGCCTGACCAGACCATGATGGCGACGCCTGCCAGGCAGGCGGTGGCTGCCAGCGCCGTCTCGCGGCGGAAGACCTCGCCGACGATCAGCCATGCCAGAATAGCCACCACGAAGGGCACCGTGGCGTAGATGACGACGACATTGGCGACATAGGTGTTCTTGAAGGCGGCGATGAAAGCGATGCTCGCCGCCGTGCCCAGCACGGCCAGCATCCAGCCGCTCCGGCCGAGGCGGAGGCTTTCGCCGCTGCCGTGGGCGCGCCGCCAGAACACATAGGCCGAGATCAGGATGCCGCCGATCAGGCCCCGCCAGGAGGTGATCGTCAGCGGATCGGTGTCGATCGACTTGGTGAGTACGCCGGCGAGGCCGAAAACGGCAGCCGACAGTGCCACCAGCACAATGCCGAGCCTGTGTTCGGAAGCGGAGCCTGCCGCACCGGTCATGGAGCCTCCAGGTTGGTGAGACTACCTTAGCCCCCTGTTGCTGCCAGCCTCGTGTCAGGAGATCGCATGTCATCGGCTTTGTGTTAGCCTTGGCCATCCACGAGACCGGAGGATGCCATGGACGCGCAACAGCTGAAGGCCCTGCAGACGCCGTTGAAGGAAGCCTATCGGGAGGACGCCGGGCGGGCGCTGATCACGCTGAGGGCGCATGGCTCGGTCGACGACCAATCTATTGCCTGCAAGGTTGAAACCGGCCGGGCCATCGTCACCGCCGGCCTGCACCCGGCCACCGGTGGCACCGGCATGGAACTGTGCTCGGGCGATATGCTGCTCGAAGCCCTCGTGGCCTGCGCCGGCGTTACGCTGAAGGCGGTGGCCACGGCGCTCGAATTCCGCCTCGGCGAAGCCAGGGTGTCCGCCGAGGGCGATCTTGATTTCCGCGGCACGCTCGGTGTCGCCAGGGATGCACAGGTGGGTTTTCGCACCATCCGGCTGGCATTCAAGCTCGACACCGACGAGCCGCAGGAGCGCATCGACACTCTGATCAAGCTGACCGAGCGCTATTGCGTGGTGTTCCAGACACTGAACCTGCGGCCCGAACTGGTGGTGAGCGCCATTCGCTGACCGCTCAGTTCACCGCAAAGCAATAGAACAGCCCATCGCCGCCAGTGCCTTTCAGCGCCTGCTGGCCGCAGCCGCCGCGCGAGGCATGCGACGAATTCCACGACTTGGCGGCGACGGAATCGTCAAGGCCCTTGCGGTCGTGGTGTCCCATCATCGCAGCACCTTCGCCGTCGCTGGTCCAGTTAGAGCAGGTCTGGTCGGCGATCCGGGTACCGTCGGGTTTCGAGCCGGTCAGCATGTCGTGGCGGTTGGGCGTGTCGCCGCGCCCGTTGATGACATTGCCCTTTTCGTCGAGGGCGGTTTCCTTGTTGATGTTGTTGGCGTCGCCATGCAGGGAGGCGACGTCGTCGGCGATCTTCTGGCCCTTGGCGTTGAACCACGGCCCCTTGCCGATGCGGTCGCGCGCATCGGCGTCGCTGGTCGAAAGGTAGGCGTGCCAGGTCTTGCCGGTGACGCCGGCTGCCTCGGCGAGGCCCGCGCAATGGGCGTCAGCACCTTCCAGACCGCCGAGATTGGCGCCCTTGCCGGAGCCCACGCTGGTGACGAAGAAGCTCATCGTATTGTCTTGCGCGCTGGCGCCGAGCACGCCGGCGCAAAGTGCTGCCGACAGGATGAGAATGCGTTTCATCGGCCTTCCTCCATGGCTCTTTGCTGGGACTGGGAGGCTAGGTCGAGATGGCGGCGACGGCCAATCACGCTTGCGTGCGGGTCAGATCGGCCAGACCAGCATCAGCATGGGAACGGCGACGATGATGACGAGTAGCGACAGCGGCAGGCCGAGGCGCGGATAATCGGAGAATTTGTAGCCGCCCGGGCCCATGACCAGCGTGTTGCACTGGTGGCCGATGGGCGTGAGGAAGTCGCAGCCGGCACCAATCGCCACCGCCATCAGGAAGGCCTCGGGGCGGTAGCCCAGCGTACTCGCGAAACTGGCGGCGATTGGGGCTACGACGAGTACGGTGGCGGCGTTGTTGAGAAACGGCGTTACCGCCATGGCGACGATCATGATCAGGGTCAGTGCTCCCGCAGGGGGCAGGGCTGCGGCGAAGTCTGCAAGCCAGGCCGAGATCACGTCGGTTGCCCCTGTTCGGCGCAGGGAGTCGCTGACGGGAATGAGCGCCGCCAGCATGACCAGGATCGGCCCGTCTATCGCGCCATAGACCTCGCGCAAAGGGATGACGCGGAATACAACCATGGCGACGGCTGCCGTGAAGAAGGCAAGCGGCACCGGCAGCAGCCCAAGGGCTGTGGCAGCCATGGCCGCCACGAGAATGGCGACGGGCACGATGCCGCGGCGAAAACTGCCGAGCAGGATCGGCCGCTCGGCGAGGGGCAGGCAGCCAAGCTCGCGCAGGATGTCGGGCATCGTCTGGGGATTGCCTTGCAGCACGACCACGTCGCCGAGCCTGAGGGTGACCGCGCCGAGCCGTTCCTGGATGCGCTCGCCCTTGCGGCTGACCGCCAACAGGTTGACGTTGAAGCGATCATAGAGCGCCAGCCGCTGGGCCGAACCGCCGATGAGGCTGGAGTTTTCACCGATGATCGCCTCGACGGCGGTTGCCAGATGCTTGCCGCCGGCCATGTCGCGGCCGCCGGTGACGCTGAGCTTGGCCTGGGCGACCATGCGGTCGAGCGCGTCGGGTGCGCCCTCGATCAACAGGATGTCGCCTTCGCGCAGCGTGACATCGGGAAACGGCGTGACGTGCAGGGCGCGCGAACGCAGGATGGAGGTGACCACTGTCTGGCCGCCGCCGAGCTTGAGCAGATCGGCCAGCGTCTTGCCGGCAATGGTCGAGTCGGCGACGACCCGTGCCTCGGTGACGTAGTTGTTGATGTCGATGGCCTCGTGGATCGAAGCGGACGCGCGGGTGCGTATCGGCAGCAGCCTGTAGAAGATGATGAGGAAGACGACGCCTGCGACGGCAAGTGCCGCACCCACCGGCGTGAAGTCGAACATGCCGAAGGTCTCGCCGGTCATCTCCTGGCGCACGCGCGACACCACGATGTTGGGTGAAGTGCCGATCAGTGTCATCAGTCCGCCGAGCAGCGAGCCGAAGGCCATGGGCATCAGGAACACCGAGGGCGAGGTGTTGGAGCGCCGGGCGAACTGGTAGGCGATGGGGATCATGATCGCCAGCGCGCCGATGTTCTTCACGAAGGCCGACAGAAGGGTGACGATGATGACCAGCAGCGCCAGCTGTGCGCGGACGGTGGAAACCTCCGGCGCGAAGCGCTGGATGGCGTATTCCATGATGCCCGAACGGGCGACGCCGGCGCTGACAAGCAGCGCCGAGCCGACGATGATGACGATGTCGTCGCTGAAGCCCGAGAAGGCGTCGGCTTGCTGGACCACTCCAGTGGCGACGGCGGCGATCAGCGCGCCGCAGGCGACGAGGTCATAGCGGAACCGGCCCCAGATGAACGCCGCCATCATCAGCACGATGATGGCCAGTGACATCAGCTGGGCGGTCGTCATCAGGCGGAAGTCCCCACTTCGGTCATTAGCGCAGGTCAACGCGAAGACCTGCGTCTTCGTTGCGTCGCACCGGCCATGTCGCCGGAGCAGCGCTGGCAGGCGAAGGGTGTTACGCCGGCATCTGGTAGGATGCCCAGCGTTCTCCGCGAATCTGGTAGATTTGGCCGGTGTGTGTGAGGGCCGGGTCGAGCATCGGCAGGATGTGGCGCGCCGTCTCCGAAGGATGCGTCACCGTCTCGGGGTTCTCGCCCGGAACCGCCTGCGCGCGCATTGCTGTGCGGCTGGTGCCGGGGTCGAAGATGTTGACGCGCAGCGGCGAGTTCTTGGTCTCGTCGGCCCAGGACCGCGCCAGCGCCTCGACGGCTGCCTTGGAGGCGGCATAAGGCGCCCAGAAGGCGCGGGCCGAATGGGCCGAGCCGGAGCTGACGATGACGGCGCGGCCGGCGTCGGACTTGCGCAGCAGCGGGTCGACGGTGCGGATCAGGCGCCAGGTGGCGGTGACGTTCACGTTCATCACCTTCTCGAACACCTTGGCCTCGACATGGCCGATGGGGGCGATGACGCCGAGCACGGCGGCGTTGGCGACGAGAATGTCGAGCTTGCCCCAGCGGTCATTGATGGCTGCGCCGATGCGGTCGATGCCTGCCATGTCGGTCAGGTCGAGCGGCACCAGCGTGGCGCTGCCGCCGGCAGCCTTGATC
This genomic window contains:
- a CDS encoding AMP-binding protein, producing the protein MILASAVLLGIAAVWSLAAGLLMQDLGIRFRQALLYMPFRLVYRIRDEAMRDARKSDAPVIYVVSHQSRLEPALMLSLLPDQTLHILDEASARSHWLEPWRELGRTIAFNAEHVFVSRRLVRVLRGKGRLAVYIPDTVEPDVKSFRLFRAIARIAMQADARIVPVYVSGTRFLPFSLTPPERAPRSWFPRLTIAALAPMTVAELLQRAGYQRSNTTNALFDRVAEARLAGTDLDRGIFYGMCDAAERFGASRPIIEDVVGGVLSYRMVMTGARLLGTRFQKLAAPGEPVGVMLPNTNGVVLTLLGLISSARVAAMVNYTAGPASVASAVKTAEIRTIVSSRAFVEKADLADVVAAIEQAGAHIIWLEDLRDSVSQKEKIAALLQWHRPLMPQDASKPAVILFTSGSEGTPKAVVLSHRNIVANVMQAEARISISPEDKLFNVLPVFHSFGLTGGTFLPLLTGVRLFLYPSPLHYKLIPDVARKVRPTIMFGTDTFLSAYARTAEDGDFSSLRFVVAGAEPVRQETRRTWRERYGAEIIEGYGLTEAAPVVAVNTATHSRDGTVGRLLPGLRMRLEEVEGVSDGGQLWLNGPNLMMGYMTADKPGVLQPLEGWHDTGDIVSVDREGFITIKGRAKRFAKIAGEMVSLGAVEIMAQALWPEQHHAAVAVPDKRRGERIVLVTTAADAKADKLRLYGKQAGAAELMVPQDIIKVVELPVLGSGKTDYVAARRMAMTQLGLAA
- a CDS encoding DMT family transporter, which translates into the protein MTGAAGSASEHRLGIVLVALSAAVFGLAGVLTKSIDTDPLTITSWRGLIGGILISAYVFWRRAHGSGESLRLGRSGWMLAVLGTAASIAFIAAFKNTYVANVVVIYATVPFVVAILAWLIVGEVFRRETALAATACLAGVAIMVWSGLSGGHLFGDLLAMLMTFIFALYAALVRRFRDAPVVWAGAVSAFLGIFPAWLVSDPLSVPLEDVPLLVAFGFNFALAVILWTEGARRIPAAEAGLLGTTEVPFGIFFAWLFLAEVPPSASLVGGAIVLTAVILNAWRDWSEARHAPALPGMVEKESKKA
- a CDS encoding OsmC family protein yields the protein MDAQQLKALQTPLKEAYREDAGRALITLRAHGSVDDQSIACKVETGRAIVTAGLHPATGGTGMELCSGDMLLEALVACAGVTLKAVATALEFRLGEARVSAEGDLDFRGTLGVARDAQVGFRTIRLAFKLDTDEPQERIDTLIKLTERYCVVFQTLNLRPELVVSAIR
- a CDS encoding SLC13 family permease, which encodes MTTAQLMSLAIIVLMMAAFIWGRFRYDLVACGALIAAVATGVVQQADAFSGFSDDIVIIVGSALLVSAGVARSGIMEYAIQRFAPEVSTVRAQLALLVIIVTLLSAFVKNIGALAIMIPIAYQFARRSNTSPSVFLMPMAFGSLLGGLMTLIGTSPNIVVSRVRQEMTGETFGMFDFTPVGAALAVAGVVFLIIFYRLLPIRTRASASIHEAIDINNYVTEARVVADSTIAGKTLADLLKLGGGQTVVTSILRSRALHVTPFPDVTLREGDILLIEGAPDALDRMVAQAKLSVTGGRDMAGGKHLATAVEAIIGENSSLIGGSAQRLALYDRFNVNLLAVSRKGERIQERLGAVTLRLGDVVVLQGNPQTMPDILRELGCLPLAERPILLGSFRRGIVPVAILVAAMAATALGLLPVPLAFFTAAVAMVVFRVIPLREVYGAIDGPILVMLAALIPVSDSLRRTGATDVISAWLADFAAALPPAGALTLIMIVAMAVTPFLNNAATVLVVAPIAASFASTLGYRPEAFLMAVAIGAGCDFLTPIGHQCNTLVMGPGGYKFSDYPRLGLPLSLLVIIVAVPMLMLVWPI
- a CDS encoding SDR family NAD(P)-dependent oxidoreductase, with the translated sequence MTSTPDLSGRIALVTGASRGIGYNAAKHLAAAGAHVIAVARTVGGLEDLDDEIKAAGGSATLVPLDLTDMAGIDRIGAAINDRWGKLDILVANAAVLGVIAPIGHVEAKVFEKVMNVNVTATWRLIRTVDPLLRKSDAGRAVIVSSGSAHSARAFWAPYAASKAAVEALARSWADETKNSPLRVNIFDPGTSRTAMRAQAVPGENPETVTHPSETARHILPMLDPALTHTGQIYQIRGERWASYQMPA